A genomic segment from Melanotaenia boesemani isolate fMelBoe1 chromosome 9, fMelBoe1.pri, whole genome shotgun sequence encodes:
- the lipt2 gene encoding putative lipoyltransferase 2, mitochondrial isoform X1, whose amino-acid sequence MQGGRPLVDVVHLGRVSYQEGLRLQQVYVNQHKSGPAHSLLLCEHPPVYTTGIRHKPYPASLLDQLVLLGADVHRTNRGGLITFHGPGQLVCYPVLNLSGFKKSVRWYVGQLEKTIISVCSQFGVQASTSPHTGVWVGDNKICAIGIHCGRYITSHGLALNCNTDLSWFSHIIPCGIEGKGVTSLSRELKRDVGVEEAVPHLLQAFRHHFACQLTDNS is encoded by the exons ATGCAGGGCGGGAGGCCACTGGTGGACGTGGTCCATCTGGGGCGGGTCTCCTACCAGGAGGGTCTGCGGCTGCAGCAGGTCTATGTGAACCAGCACAAGTCCGGTCCAGCTCActctctgctgctgtgtgagCACCCACCAGTCTACACCACCGGGATCCGGCACAAACCGTACCCGGCCTCGCTGCTGGACCAGCTGGTCCTGCTGGGGGCCGACGTCCACCGCACCAACCGAGGAGGACTCATCACCTTCCATGGGCCGGGACAGCTGGTCTGCTACCCGGTTCTGAACCTGAGCGGCTTCAAGAAG AGCGTCCGCTGGTACGTGGGTCAGCTGGAGAAGACCATCATCTCCGTCTGCAGCCAGTTCGGGGTCCAAGCGTCCACATCGCCTCACACGGGCGTTTGGGTCGGAGACAACAAGATCTGTGCCATTG GAATCCACTGTGGACGCTACATCACGTCTCACGGCTTGGCTCTGAACTGCAACACGGACCTGTCCTGGTTCAGCCACATCATCCCATGTGGCATCGAAGGAAAAGGCGTGACGTCGCTGAGCCGAGAGCTGAAGAGGGACGTCGGCGTGGAGGAGGCGGTCCCCCACCTGCTGCAGGCCTTCAGACACCACTTCGCCTGTCAGCTGACTGACAACAGCTGA
- the lipt2 gene encoding putative lipoyltransferase 2, mitochondrial isoform X2 — translation MQGGRPLVDVVHLGRVSYQEGLRLQQVYVNQHKSGPAHSLLLCEHPPVYTTGIRHKPYPASLLDQLVLLGADVHRTNRGGLITFHGPGQLVCYPVLNLSGFKKSVRWYVGQLEKTIISVCSQFGVQASTSPHTGVWVGDNKICAIEDSCLIRRIGHLCSNMAAPSDHLGWIKLFTLKQD, via the exons ATGCAGGGCGGGAGGCCACTGGTGGACGTGGTCCATCTGGGGCGGGTCTCCTACCAGGAGGGTCTGCGGCTGCAGCAGGTCTATGTGAACCAGCACAAGTCCGGTCCAGCTCActctctgctgctgtgtgagCACCCACCAGTCTACACCACCGGGATCCGGCACAAACCGTACCCGGCCTCGCTGCTGGACCAGCTGGTCCTGCTGGGGGCCGACGTCCACCGCACCAACCGAGGAGGACTCATCACCTTCCATGGGCCGGGACAGCTGGTCTGCTACCCGGTTCTGAACCTGAGCGGCTTCAAGAAG AGCGTCCGCTGGTACGTGGGTCAGCTGGAGAAGACCATCATCTCCGTCTGCAGCCAGTTCGGGGTCCAAGCGTCCACATCGCCTCACACGGGCGTTTGGGTCGGAGACAACAAGATCTGTGCCATTG aAGATTCCTGTTTAATCAGACGGATCGGCCATCTTTGTTCCAACATGGCCGCTCCGTCTGACCACCTAGGTTGGATCAAACTTTTCACTTTAAagcaagattaa